In Falco biarmicus isolate bFalBia1 chromosome 6, bFalBia1.pri, whole genome shotgun sequence, the following are encoded in one genomic region:
- the MANEA gene encoding glycoprotein endo-alpha-1,2-mannosidase: protein MARFRRRTCIILLLFILFICSIMMALKTLRPDRAGFGDPFGLGLLPELQQRTVLLDNKQNSLNRVQGDTVTRVSNLHSITVNTVKASMPPINKLEEELSSPNYNFHIFYYSWFGNPQFDGKYIHWNHPLLPHWDPKIANNYPKGRHNPPEDIGANFYPELGSYSSKDPSVIEAHMKQMRSASTGVIVLSWYPPGMADENGEPTDDLVPVILDYAHKYNLKVTFHIEPYKDRDDRSMYHNVKYIIDKYGGHPAFYRHKTSTGRFLPMFYVYDSYVTIPEIWANLLTVSGSQTIRNTPYDALFIGLLVEERHKHDIHRSGFDGMYTYFATNGFSYGSSHHNWASLKAFCDSNNLMFIPSVGPGYIDTSIRPWNNHNTRNRVNGKYYETAFSAALLVRPEIISITSFNEWHEGTQIEKAIPKRTGQVVYLDYKPHKPNVYLDLTQKWSEKYRKEQEQWLM, encoded by the exons ATGGCAAGATTTCGCAGAAGAACATGCatcattttgttgctttttattttgtttatttgctccATAATGATGGCTTTGAAGACTCTGAGACCTGACAGAGCTGGCTTTGGGGATCCCTTTGGACTTGGTTTGTTGCCTGAGCTTCAACAACGGACGGTGCTCTTAGACAATAAACAGAATTCACTAAATAGGGTTCAAGGAGATACTGTAACGCGTGTCAGTAATTTGCATAGTATCACAGTCAATACTGTGAAAGCATCTATGCCTCCTATAAACAAGCTAGAAGAAGAACTGTCTTCTCCTAACTATAACTTTCACATATTCTACTATAGTTGGTTTGGGAATCCACAGTTTGATGGTAAATATATTCACTGGAACCATCCGTTGTTGCCACACTGGGATCCCAAAATTGCAAACAATTATCCAAAGGGACGGCATAATCCTCCTGAGGACATTGGGGCCAACTTTTATCCTGAACTTGGATCTTACAGTTCCAAAGACCCTTCTGTCATAGAAGCCCACATGAAACAAATGCGTTCAGCTTCAACTG GTGTAATAGTGCTTTCATGGTACCCGCCGGGTATGGCTGATGAAAATGGAGAACCAACTGATGATTTGGTGCCTGTTATTTTGGATTATGCACACAAATATAATCTAAAG gTCACTTTTCATATTGAACCTTACAAAGATAGAGATGATCGCAGTATGTACCACAATGTCAAATACATCATTGACAA ATATGGAGGCCATCCAGCCTTTTACAGACATAAGACCAGCACAGGCAGATTTCTTCCCATGTTTTATGTTTATGATTCTTATGTAACAATTCCTGAAATATGGGCAAATCTGTTAACTGTTTCTGGATCCCAGACTATTCGAAATACTCCATATGATGCATTATTCATTGGACTCCTTGTAGAAGAAAGACATAAGCATGACATTCACAGAAGTGGCTTTGACGGTATGTACACGTACTTTGCCACCAATGGCTTCTCCTATGGCTCATCTCATCATAACTGGGCGAGTTTAAAAGCCTTTTGTGATAGTAACAACTTAATGTTTATTCCAAGTGTGGGGCCAGGGTATATTGATACTAGTATCCGACCGTGGAACAACCACAACACCCGTAATCGTGTCAACGGGAAGTACTATGAAACTGCCTTCAGTGCAGCCCTTTTGGTGCgaccagaaattatttctattacatCTTTTAATGAATGGCATGAGGGAACTCAGATTGAAAAAGCTATCCCCAAACGGACTGGGCAGGTGGTTTACCTTGATTATAAGCCCCATAAACCAAATGTTTACCTAGACCTTACTCAGAAGTGGTCTGAGAAGTACAGAAAGGAACAAGAACAGTGGCTTATGTGA